A window of Micrococcus endophyticus contains these coding sequences:
- a CDS encoding MFS transporter → MAEFSAAPTAHPAESDTHVSPAQRRKAFVGAIAGHLIEWYDYGVYGFLAVYVAANFFKSENPMVGILAAFAVFALSFFVRPLGGLFFGPLADKIGRRKTLMIVLGLMCGATAVIGMLPTYATIGVAAPILLVLMRLVQGFSAGGEVSTISAFVAEYAVKGRRGFATSFLMVTAASGLLLGGVVANGLGAIIGTEAMAEWGWRLPFLLAGVLGVVAVFIRMKLEDSPEFRRLHSEGKTSKTPLRETLRYQRQLFLMGALITLLGSTFYLVLTYLTTYMRTILELTPGAIFWLVLLTGAAAAAFMPVGGAISDRMGDRRPMLAIGAVLVAGAVVWFFLTAPGTDGGLPLVPSLLALGITTGLYCGVPYATMTELMPAHVRSTGIALGYNVPVAVFGGSAPFIASWLINETGDVASPMYFFLLTAAIALVGVAMLRPTDLLGHEDVPVTGSIDAVGGKVTRTVAPRPKADAL, encoded by the coding sequence GAGTTCTCCGCTGCGCCGACCGCACACCCCGCCGAGTCCGACACCCACGTCAGCCCCGCCCAGCGCCGCAAGGCGTTCGTGGGAGCCATCGCCGGCCACCTCATCGAGTGGTACGACTACGGCGTCTACGGCTTCCTCGCGGTGTACGTGGCCGCCAACTTCTTCAAGAGCGAGAACCCGATGGTCGGCATCCTGGCCGCCTTCGCCGTCTTCGCCCTCAGCTTCTTCGTCCGGCCGCTCGGCGGCCTGTTCTTCGGCCCCCTCGCGGACAAGATCGGCCGCCGCAAGACCCTCATGATCGTCCTGGGCCTGATGTGCGGCGCCACCGCCGTGATCGGCATGCTGCCCACCTATGCCACCATCGGTGTCGCCGCCCCGATCCTGCTGGTGCTCATGCGCCTGGTGCAGGGCTTCTCCGCCGGCGGCGAGGTCTCCACCATCTCCGCCTTCGTGGCCGAGTACGCCGTCAAGGGCCGCCGCGGCTTCGCCACCTCCTTCCTCATGGTCACCGCCGCCTCCGGCCTGCTGCTGGGCGGCGTCGTCGCCAACGGCCTGGGCGCGATCATCGGCACCGAGGCCATGGCCGAGTGGGGCTGGCGCCTGCCGTTCCTCCTCGCCGGCGTCCTCGGCGTGGTCGCCGTGTTCATCCGCATGAAGCTCGAGGACAGCCCCGAGTTCCGCCGCCTGCACTCCGAGGGCAAGACCTCCAAGACCCCGCTGCGCGAGACTCTGCGCTACCAGCGCCAGCTCTTCTTGATGGGCGCCCTCATCACCCTGCTCGGCTCCACCTTCTACCTGGTGCTGACCTACCTGACCACCTACATGCGCACCATCCTGGAGCTCACCCCGGGGGCCATCTTCTGGCTCGTGCTGCTCACCGGCGCCGCCGCGGCGGCCTTCATGCCCGTCGGCGGCGCGATCTCGGACCGCATGGGCGACCGCCGCCCCATGCTGGCGATCGGCGCCGTGCTGGTGGCCGGAGCCGTGGTCTGGTTCTTCCTCACCGCCCCCGGGACGGACGGCGGCCTGCCGCTCGTGCCCTCGCTGCTGGCGCTGGGCATCACCACCGGCCTGTACTGCGGCGTCCCCTACGCCACCATGACCGAGCTGATGCCGGCACACGTCCGCTCCACCGGCATCGCCCTGGGCTACAACGTCCCGGTGGCCGTGTTCGGCGGCTCCGCCCCGTTCATCGCCAGCTGGCTGATCAACGAGACCGGCGACGTCGCCTCCCCGATGTACTTCTTCCTCCTGACCGCGGCCATCGCCCTGGTGGGCGTCGCCATGCTGCGGCCCACGGACCTGCTCGGCCACGAGGATGTGCCGGTCACCGGCTCCATCGACGCCGTGGGCGGCAAGGTGACGCGCACTGTCGCCCCGCGCCCCAAGGCCGACGCTCTCTGA